The Vidua chalybeata isolate OUT-0048 chromosome 17, bVidCha1 merged haplotype, whole genome shotgun sequence genome has a segment encoding these proteins:
- the LOC128796571 gene encoding protein-glutamine gamma-glutamyltransferase E-like, translating to MGQAATQPSTNWHLKENAREHHTSKFSSEELIVRRGQAFTITFNGTERPEQNLIFIAETGPKPSKASKTLATFDISSTVSKEGWSAVLQSTSSNSVSISISSPHNAVIGRYRLSVQSGSSSPQSLGSFVLLFNPWSSGDDVFMPNKAECEEYVLEEFGIIFAGNKNHISSFGWNFGQFQGDILNICLSIMDRSLYYRQDPLTDVSHRHDPRYLGRVLSAMVNANDDQGVVLGNWSGKYEGGKNPTSWTGSGEILQSWKKSGFKPVKYGQCWVFAAVLTTVLRCLGIPTRTITNFSSAHDADGNLRVDEFYDADGNHLERGADSVWNFHVWNESWFTRNDLGPSYSGWQVLDATPQEESGGIYQCGPASRHAIKEGEVDLDYDGPFVFAEVNADCMYWNYDSATGKKTLIFSKSTEIGASISTKAVGRDDRVDVTRDYKYEEGSAKERDIFKKARKKLGLEDKFDPTAPKQEEVEQKPDISGKFKVAGSLEVGKDLNLLLVLENLQSDAKTVNVNMTAWSTLYTRRRVNQIWKDSLSVTLAPKEEKQFPIKIKYPEYQQQLTTDKTIQVTALCHVEDGIQVLVKRNITLDNPAIDIQVLGEAKVNKEVFVEVAFTNPIDAEVKDCVLQVEGSDLLQGILELRIPPLKASEKSSTKFKLIPSEAGLKHLLVNFSCDKFADIKTFKTVNVIN from the exons ATGGGCCAAG ctGCAACGCAGCCAAGTACCAACTggcatctgaaagaaaatgcaagagaaCACCACACAAGTAAATTTTCTAGTGAAGAACTGATTGTGAGGAGAGGACAGGCCTTCACTATCACCTTCAATGGAACAGAACGGCCTGAGCAAAACTTAATATTCATTGCAGAAACAG gTCCAAAACCCTCAAAGGCATCCAAGACCCTGGCCACGTTTGATATCTCCAGCACAGTGAGCAAGGAGGGCTGGAGTGCAGTTCTACAGTCCACCAGTTCCAACTCTGTGAGCATCTCCATTTCCAGCCCACATAATGCTGTCATTGGACGTTACAGGCTGAGTGTTCAAAGTGGCAGCTCCTCTCCACAAAGTCTTggcagttttgttttgctttttaacccTTGGTCTTCAG gTGATGATGTGTTCATGCCTAACAAGGCTGAGTGTGAGGAATATGTGCTAGAAGAGTTTGGCATCATTTTTGCAGGCAATAAAAATCATATCAGCAGCTTTGGATGGAACTTCGGCCAG TTTCAAGGAGACATCCTCAATATTTGCCTGTCCATAATGGACCGAAGCCTGTACTACCGTCAGGATCCTCTCACTGACGTATCTCACCGACACGACCCCAGGTACCTGGGCCGTGTTCTCAGTGCCATG GTCAACGCCAATGATGACCAAGGGGTGGTGCTAGGAAACTGGAGTGGAAAATATGAGGGTGGCAAGAATCCTACCAGCTGGACAGGAAGTGGTGAAATCCTGCAAAGCTGGAAGAAATCAGGATTCAAACCTGTTAAATATGGACAATGTTGGGTTTTTGCAGCAGTACTGACTACAG TGCTTCGATGTCTGGGGATTCCCACCCGTACAATAACAAACTTCAGCTCTGCCCATGATGCAGATGGAAATCTGCGTGTGGATGAGTTCTATGATGCAGATGGAAACCATTTGGAGAGGGGAGCTGACAGCGTGTG GAATTTCCATGTCTGGAATGAAAGCTGGTTTACACGCAACGACTTGGGCCCCTCATACAGTGGATGGCAAGTTCTGGATGCAACTCCCCAAGAAGAAAGTGGAG GAATTTATCAGTGTGGTCCTGCCTCACGGCACGCCATCAAAGAAGGAGAAGTAGATCTGGACTACGATGGCCCATTTGTGTTTGCAGAAGTGAATGCTGACTGTATGTACTGGAATTATGACTCTGcaactggaaagaaaactttGATATTCTCTAAGTCTACAGAAATTGGTGCCTCCATCAGTACAAAGGCAGTTGGTAGGGATGATCGTGTAGATGTCACCAGGGATTATAAATATGAGGAAG GCTCTGCAAAagaaagagatatttttaaaaaagcccgTAAGAAGCTAGGACTCGAGGATAAATTTGATCCTACAGCACCAAAACAAGAGGAAGTTGAACAGAAGCCTGACATCTCAGGAAAATTCAAGGTGGCAGGCTCTTTAGAAGTTGGCAAAGATCTCAACCTACTTCTGGTTCTTGAAAATTTGCAGTCTGATGCTAAGactgtaaatgtaaatatgaCTGCATGGAGTACTCTGTATACTAGAAGACGAGTTAATCAGATCTGGAAGGACTCCCTATCTGTCACTCTGGCTCCAAAGGAag aaaaacaatttcCCATTAAGATAAAGTATCCTGAATACCAGCAGCAGTTAACTACAGACAAAACAATCCAGGTCACAGCTTTATGTCATGTAGAAGATGGGATTCAAGTGCTTGTGAAAAGAAACATCACCCTGGACAATCCTGCTATCGACATACAG GTACTTGGTGAAGCAAAAGTGAATAAAGAGGTGTTTGTGGAGGTGGCATTTACCAATCCTATCGATGCGGAGGTGAAGGACTGCGTGCTGCAGGTGGAGGGCAGTGACCTGCTCCAAGGCATCCTGGAGCTACG catacCACCACTGAAAGCCAGTGAGAAATCCAGTACCAAGTTTAAACTTATCCCTTCTGAGGCGGGTCTCAAACATCTACTTGTTAATTTCTCCTGTGATAAATTTGCAGATATCAAGACTTTTAAGACGGTAAATGTGATTAATTAA
- the LOC128796572 gene encoding protein-glutamine gamma-glutamyltransferase 6-like yields the protein MADLTPTHISWQPSVNAANHHTDRYANTELTVRRGQAFNITLYFNRPRQNGESLGFVTEIGPSPSESHRTRAVFNLSEVGGSGWSAAQGPSDSGAMTFTISSPANAVIGRYNLTLRVTSGNKIFSRYLGQFVLLFNPWCPGDDVYMSNENERQEYVLNENGIIFVGNARYIEARGWFYGQFQDLLNICLTMLDLSLYYRQDPAMDVSRRGDPKYVGRVISSMINGNDNDNGVLLGKWQGSFHSHENPSRWDGSVVILKKWRQDNYRPVQYGQCWVFAGVMCTVLRCLGIPTRLVSNFNSAHDVDRNLSIDKYYDSSGRSLNISKDSTWDYHVWNESWFIRPDLGRSYNGWQVLDATPQEQSRGIFQCGPASVLAIKEGEVDLDYDTLFVYSEVNADCNRWIVYNDGTKKRVYCDTEIIGRSISTKAVGSNGRVDVTANYKYPEGSSEERRVYRKALGKILGISVTEGHTDSPGGRSSETMRNPGIAGKFKLAEPPVFGKDINLVLVLSNLSSDRKSIRVDMSASTILYTRRAVAEILKAATSVELGPKQGKHIRVKIPYTHYGRYLTTDKRIQVTALCKVMRSHGLKLLVEKTIILEDTNIIIKVPQRVVVNKAVSLEISYANPLPEPVSRCVLLVTLMNQQVKINLSRLAPRERSKIYFEFTPRRAGPLQLQVDFSCDKFSHVKGFVTIAVAPA from the exons ATGGCAG ACCTGACCCCAACACACATCAGCTGGCAACCATCAGTGAATGCAGCCAACCACCACACAGACAGATATGCCAACACCGAGCTGACTGTGAGGCGAGGACAAGCCTTCAATATCACCCTGTACTTCAACAGACCGAGGCAGAATGGAGAGAGCCTAGGATTTGTCACTGAAATAG GGCCATCCCCCTCGGAGTCTCACCGCACAAGGGCAGTGTTCAACCTCTCTGAGGTGGGGGGCAGTGGCTGGAGTGCTGCCCAAGGACCCAGCGACTCTGGAGCCATGACCTTCACAATTTCCAGCCCAGCCAACGCTGTCATTGGGCGATACAACCTCACCCTCCGCGTCACCTCAGGGAACAAGATCTTCTCCAGATACCTGGGCCAGTTTGTGTTGCTCTTCAACCCCTGGTGCCCAG GTGATGATGTCTACATGTCCAATGAAAATGAGAGACAAGAATATGTTCTAAATGAAAATGGAATCATCTTTGTGGGCAATGCAAGGTACATTGAAGCAAGAGGGTGGTTTTATGGACAG TTTCAAGACCTCCTAAACATCTGCCTCACCATGCTTGATCTGAGCCTGTACTACCGTCAGGACCCAGCCATGGATGTGTCCCGAAGAGGAGATCCCAAATATGTGGGCCGAGTAATCAGCTCTATG ATCAATGGAAATGATAACGATAATGGAGTTCTCCTGGGGAAGTGGCAAGGAAGTTTCCACTCGCATGAGAACCCGTCCAGATGGGATGGCAGCGTGGTGATCCTCAAGAAATGGCGCCAGGACAACTACAGACCTGTTCAGTACGGCCAGTGCTGGGTTTTTGCAGGTGTGATGTGCACAG ttttgaggTGCTTGGGGATTCCAACTCGTTTGGTTTCAAATTTTAACTCTGCCCATGACGTGGATAGAAACCTGAGTATCGATAAGTACTATGACAGCTCTGGAAGGAGTCTTAATATCAGCAAGGATTCCACATg GGATTATCATGTGTGGAATGAAAGCTGGTTCATTCGCCCAGACCTGGGAAGGTCATACAATGGGTGGCAAGTTTTAGATGCAACTCCACAAGAACAAAGCAGAG gAATTTTTCAGTGTGGCCCTGCATCTGTCTTAGCTATCAAAGAAGGTGAAGTAGACCTGGATTATGACACCTTGTTTGTGTACTCGGAGGTGAACGCCGACTGCAACAGATGGATTGTGTACAATGATGGAACCAAGAAAAGAGTTTATTGTGATACTGAAATCATTGGCAGGTCCATCAGCACCAAAGCTGTGGGCAGCAATGGCCGTGTGGATGTCACTGCTAACTACAAATATCCAGAAG GTTCTTCTGAGGAAAGACGAGTCTACAGAAAGGCCTTGGGTAAGATACTGGGAATAAGTGTCACGGAAGGACACACAGACTCTCCCGGGGGAAGATCTTCAGAGACAATGAGAAACCCTGGTATTGCTGGGAAATTCAAGCTGGCTGAACCTCCAGTTTTTGGCAAAGACATTAACCTGGTCCTGGTCCTCAGCAACCTCTCCTCTGACCGCAAGAGCATCAGGGTGGACATGAGTGCCTCCACCATCCTGTACACAAGGAGAGCAGTGGCAGAGATCCTGAAGGCAGCCACTTCTGTGGAGCTTGGTCCTAAACAAG GGAAGCATATCCGGGTGAAGATCCCTTATACTCATTATGGAAGATATCTGACCACTGACAAAAGGATCCAAGTTACTGCTTTGTGTAAAGTCATGCGCTCGCACGGGCTGAAGCTGCTGGTGGAGAAGACAATCATTTTAGAGGACACAAACATCATCATTAAG GTGCCCCAGAGGGTTGTGGTGAACAAAGCTGTGTCCCTGGAGATCTCCTACGCCAACCCCCTCCCGGAGCCCGTCAGCCGCTGCGTGCTGCTGGTCACTCTGATGAACCAACAGGTCAAGATCAA tttgtcaCGACTGGCACCGAGGGAGAGATCAAAAATTTATTTCGAGTTCACACCTCGGAGGGCTGGGCCCTTACAGCTGCAAGTAGACTTCTCTTGTGACAAATTTTCACATGTTAAGGGATTTGTAACAATTGCAGTAGCACCTGCATAA
- the LOC128796663 gene encoding protein-glutamine gamma-glutamyltransferase 6-like: MSCVFLALKIGKVNWQSKLNKAAHHTSDYSSTELILRRGQPFNISLNLKTTAQSWDNLTFIASTGPSPAESQQTKAIFTLSEEGASGWSATQEPSEPRCLNFTILSPADAVIGRYKLQLQVLAGNKVSSKVLGQFVLLFNPWCPDDDVYMANEKERQEYVLNDSGIIFQGVEKDIQEEAWNYGQFEEDILDISLAVLDRSLNHREDPAVDVSKRNSPVYVSRVISAMVNSNDEKGVVEGKWSGKFRSGTNPLRWSGSVTILRRWYRARYRPVRYGQCWVFAGVTCTVLRCLGIPTRVITNFNSAHDKNLNLSIDKYIDVSGNNLHLSEDSVWNFHVWNESWFIRRDLGSFYDGWQVLDATPQEKSKGIYQCGPASTRAIKEGDVNLDYDSPFVFAAVNADCVTWIRYSKKRKERIYSDTRKIGKFISTKAVGSNSRVDVTANYKYPEGSLKERQVYKKALKLLGVRRPGKRSKIPRPRRRFSRAQPTQTPSISGKLLLDAPPVVGQDILLTLTLRNLISDFKTIKVKLKASAILYTRKPKAEILQLHRSVKLGSEEVKEISFKISYSQYKNSLVDDRKILVTAVCQIKRGASLLVEKDIVLQDPFLTIKVLGPAVVHKPVNVEVTFTNPLSEEVTDCVLRAEGSGLLKEQLRMHVERMAPMETSTVEFEIIPYRSGTRQLQVDLVCTHFSDIKGFVMLQVAPAQ, translated from the exons ATGTCTTGTGTCTTTCTAGCCCTAAAAATAGGAAAAGTCAACTGGCAATCCAAACTAAATAAAGCTGCACACCACACCTCTGattacagcagcacagaactcATCTTGAGGAGAGGACAGCCCTTCAACATCTCTCTGAACCTCAAAACAACAGCACAATCTTGGGACAACCTCACCTTTATTGCAAGCACAG GACCATCTCCAGCAGAATCCCAGCAGACCAAGGCCATATTTACCCTTTCTGAGGAGGGTGCCAGTGGCTGGAGTGCAACCCAAGAGCCCAGTGAGCCTCGCTGCCTGAACTTCACCATCCTCAGCCCAGCCGATGCCGTCATCGGACGATACAAACTCCAACTCCAGGTCCTTGCTGGGAACAAGGTCTCTTCCAAAGTCCTGGGGCAGTTTGTGCTGCTCTTCAATCCCTGGTGTCCAG ATGATGATGTCTACATGGCTAATGAAAAGGAGCGGCAGGAGTATGTCCTGAACGACAGTGGAATCATATTTCAGGGAGTGGAGAAAGATATTCAAGAAGAAGCTTGGAACTATGGACAG TTTGAAGAAGACATCCTTGATATCTCTCTGGCTGTTCTGGACCGGAGCCTGAACCACCGTGAGGACCCAGCAGTGGATGTCTCCAAGCGGAACAGCCCTGTCTATGTCAGCAGGGTTATCAGTGCCATG GTTAACAGCAACGATGAGAAGGGAGTAGTGGAAGGGAAGTGGAGTGGGAAGTTCCGCTCAGGAACAAACCCCCTGCGCTGGAGCGGGAGCGTGACCATCCTGCGGCGGTGGTACCGGGCCAGGTACAGACCCGTCCGCTACGGCCAGTGCTGGGTGTTTGCAGGAGTCACGTGCACAG TACTGAGATGCTTGGGAATACCTACTCGTGTTATTACAAACTTCAACTCTGCCCATGACAAGAACCTAAATCTGAGTATTGATAAGTACATTGATGTGTCTGGAAACAACCTGCACTTGAGTGAAGACAGTGTGTG GAATTTCCATGTCTGGAATGAAAGCTGGTTCATTAGAAGAGACCTCGGCTCTTTTTATGATGGATGGCAGGTTCTGGATGCAACGCcccaggaaaaaagcaaag GCATCTATCAGTGTGGTCCTGCCTCCACCAGAGCCATTAAGGAAGGGGATGTGAACCTGGATTACGACAGCCCATTTGTGTTTGCAGCAGTGAATGCTGACTGTGTTACTTGGATTCGCTatagcaagaaaagaaaagagagaatttaTTCTGATACCAGGAAGATTGGAAAATTTATCAGCACCAAAGCAGTGGGCAGCAACTCCCGCGTGGATGTCACTGCTAATTACAAATATCCAGAAG GATCCTTGAAAGAAAGGCAGGTGTACAAGAAAGCACTGAAGCTGCTTGGTGTGAGAAGACCtgggaaaagaagcaaaattccAAGACCCAGAAGACGATTCTCAAGGGCACAGCCCACTCAAACCCCCAGCATCTCGGGGAAGCTGCTCCTTGATGCACCTCCTGTGGTTGGCCAGGACATCCTCCTTACCTTGACACTCAGAAACTTGATCTCAGATTTTAAGACCATAAAGGTTAAACTGAAGGCTTCAGCCATTCTTTACACCAGAAAACCCAAGGCAGAGATTTTGCAGTTGCATAGGTCTGTTAAACTTGGATCTGAAGaag TGAAAGAGATTTCTTTCAAGATCTCCTACTCCCAGTACAAAAACTCTCTGGTGGATGACAGGAAGATCCTAGTGACTGCTGTGTGCCAGATCAAACGGGGAGCCTCACTTCTAGTTGAGAAGGATATTGTACTCCAGGATCCTTTTCTCACCATCAAG GTCCTTGGTCCAGCTGTGGTACACAAGCCTGTCAATGTGGAGGTCACATTTACCAACCCTCTGTCTGAGGAGGTGACAGACTGTGTCCTGAGAGCTGAAGGCAGTGGCCTGCTCAAAGAGCAACTCCGAATGCA TGTGGAAAGAATGGCCCCCATGGAGACTTCAACAGTGGAATTTGAAATCATTCCCTACAGGAGTGGCACCAGGCAGCTTCAGGTGGACTTGGTTTGCACCCACTTTTCAGACATTAAGGGATTTGTGATGCTTCAGGTGGCTCCTGCTCAGTGA